One Argiope bruennichi chromosome 5, qqArgBrue1.1, whole genome shotgun sequence DNA segment encodes these proteins:
- the LOC129968505 gene encoding inositol polyphosphate 5-phosphatase OCRL-like has protein sequence MDQTTAIQGLLCPGDKVALCIEAGLVQDWVKSNRVLALVEHAMNEHAIFILVQTRTPTSNPGYLTIEKALPINDSFRCDIETSGSDSKTDENVYLKITGGKHKLLFELPYNAKTRNFATQISKASETFFLKIGSQSDFQWLAKYQPIPVIKESTFFIDEVESMNTLSLDSQSVSSMNCDDSFTDYESTFYPQLLQASSETDLTKGQLQSPEFGNLPRQSIATGVTPLAARESVVRLQMTMREDDYVYLQTYTVFMGTWNVNGLSPKECLKDWLAVDPEPPDFYVVGFQELDLSKEAYVFTDTPKEDEWLEAVKGGLSTKANYKLVKLIRLVGIMMIVFIKEELYEHVRNIAAETVGTGIMGKLGNKGGVAVRLDFHRTPICFVNCHLAAHMEECERRNQDYSDICARMAFSQFKPPKFIKDHDHIYWMGDMNYRIMDLDTEQVKALCEKKCYSVLLEHDQLIIQNKLKRVFVGFNEGLITFAPTYKYDTDTNNWDSSEKNRPPAWCDRVLWKGNNIKQLAYRSHPTLLHSDHKPVSSLFESQVKVIDVTKYRKIYEEVMKKLDKLENEFLPQVTLDKLEVNFGEVHFIESKVQIITIANTGQVPVQFEFKKKLNDTRYCKDWLSIKPYMSFLKPGEKCDVELEVYVDKRIAYKLNAGKDKIYDILVLHLEGGKDLFITVSGNYIPGCFGASLEALVRIMVPLSEVPPEDLYELESSVITNQKLRPQSFDIPKEIWVLIDHLYKFGLTQEELFLHPGLRYEIQKIRDKLDTGNYELSNCSVHSVAETFLLFLEALAEPVIPYEFYYKSLDCSNNFISCRNVVNEIPRVHRNVFRYLISFLREVLNHSTMNRLDGKLLATIFGGILLREPMNDTRSSYKKINQQATERKKATFIFHFLMNDLEDI, from the coding sequence ATGGATCAGACTACTGCTATTCAGGGACTTCTTTGCCCCGGCGATAAAGTTGCATTATGCATTGAAGCGGGCTTAGTGCAAGATTGGGTTAAATCGAATCGAGTTTTAGCTCTTGTGGAACATGCTATGAATGAacatgccatttttattttagtacaaaCACGAACTCCTACATCAAATCCAGGTTATTTAACTATAGAAAAGGCACTACCCATTAATGATAGTTTTAGATGTGATATCGAAACTTCCGGCAGTGATTCCAAGACTGACGAAAATGTATATCTTAAAATCACAGGCGGGAAGCATAAATTACTCTTCGAACTTCCTTACAATGCTAAAACTAGGAATTTTGCCACACAGATTTCTAAAGcatctgaaacattttttctgaaaattggaAGTCAGTCAGATTTTCAATGGCTTGCAAAGTATCAACCTATTCCTGTTATTAAAGAATCAACTTTTTTCATCGATGAAGTTGAAAGTATGAATACATTATCTCTTGACTCTCAGTCTGTCAGTTCTATGAACTGCGATGATTCTTTCACTGATTATGAGTCTACTTTTTACCCACAATTATTGCAAGCCAGCAGTGAAACGGACTTAACCAAAGGTCAGTTGCAGTCTCCCGAATTTGGAAACTTACCGAGACAAAGTATAGCAACAGGAGTAACACCGCTTGCTGCTAGAGAAAGTGTTGTTCGATTACAGATGACCATGAGAGAAGATGATTATGTTTATTTGCAAACCTATACAGTTTTTATGGGAACTTGGAATGTGAATGGACTTTCAccaaaagaatgtttaaaagatTGGCTAGCTGTTGATCCCGAGCCTCCAGATTTTTATGTCGTTGGGTTTCAAGAATTAGATTTAAGCAAGGAAGCTTATGTTTTTACAGACACACCTAAAGAGGATGAGTGGTTGGAAGCTGTCAAAGGTGGACTGAGCACTAAGGCAAATTATAAATTGGTTAAACTTATACGTCTAGTAGGGATAATGATGATTGTTTTTATCAAAGAAGAATTATATGAGCATGTTAGAAATATTGCTGCTGAAACTGTTGGTACTGGAATAATGGGAAAATTAGGTAATAAAGGCGGAGTTGCTGTGAGACTTGATTTTCATCGCACACCAATATGTTTTGTAAATTGCCACTTAGCAGCTCATATGGAAGAATGTGAACGAAGGAATCAGGATTATAGTGATATATGTGCCCGAATGGCTTTCTCCCAATTTAAACCTCCCAAGTTCATTAAAGATCATGATCACATTTATTGGATGGGAGATATGAACTACAGAATTATGGATTTAGATACAGAGCAAGTCAAAGCTCTATGCGagaaaaaatgttattcagtATTGCTTGAGCATGATCAATTAATTATCCAAAATAAGCTTAAAAGAGTATTTGTAGGATTTAATGAAGGTTTGATTACTTTTGCTCCTACTTACAAGTATGATACTGATACTAATAATTGGGATTCAAGTGAGAAAAATCGACCACCTGCCTGGTGTGATCGTGTGTTATGGAAAGGAAACAATATAAAACAGCTGGCATATAGGAGTCATCCTACTTTGCTACATAGTGATCATAAGCCGGTCAGTTCTCTGTTTGAATCGCAGGTTAAAGTTATTGATGTTACCAAATATAGAAAGATATACGAAGAAGTCATGAAAAAACTTGATAAGCTGGAGAATGAATTCTTACCCCAAGTTACGTTAGACAAATTGGAAGTGAATTTTGGTGAGGTTCATTTCATTGAATCTAAAGTACAAATTATAACAATTGCTAATACTGGTCAAGTTCCCGTTCAGTTTGAGTTTAAGAAAAAGCTTAATGATACTAGATACTGCAAAGATTGGCTAAGCATAAAACCATACATGTCATTTTTGAAACCAGGAGAAAAATGTGACGTTGAATTGGAAGTATACGTTGATAAAAGAATTGCTTACAAACTGAATGCTGGAAAGGATAAAATCTATGATATATTAGTTTTGCATTTGGAAGGtggtaaagatttatttattactgtcAGTGGAAATTACATACCAGGTTGTTTTGGAGCTTCCTTGGAAGCTTTGGTTAGGATAATGGTGCCTTTGTCTGAAGTGCCACCCGAAGATTTATATGAGCTAGAAAGTAGTGTAATTACTAACCAGAAACTCAGACCTCAAAGCTTTGATATACCTAAAGAAATCTGGGTTTTAATTGATCACTTGTATAAGTTTGGACTGACTCAAGAAGAGTTGTTTCTTCATCCTGGCCTTcgatatgaaattcaaaaaatcagAGATAAGCTTGATACTGGAAATTACGAGTTGAGCAATTGTTCTGTGCACTCGGTAGCTGAGACATTTCTTCTTTTCCTAGAAGCTTTGGCTGAACCTGTTATCCCTTATGAGTTTTATTACAAGTCACTGGATTGTTCAAATAACTTCATAAGTTGCAGAAATGTTGTAAATGAAATTCCACGTGTGCATCGAAATGTCTTCAGatacttaatttcatttctgcGTGAAGTTTTAAATCACTCAACTATGAACAGACTTGATGGCAAGCTTCTTGCCACAATATTTGGTGGCATTCTCTTGCGAGAACCAATGAATGATACTCGTTCATCTTACAAGAAAATCAATCAACAAGCAACCGAAAGAAAAAAGGCTacctttatatttcatttcctcATGAATGATTTAGAAGATATATAA